One region of Flavobacterium pisciphilum genomic DNA includes:
- a CDS encoding amidohydrolase family protein, with translation MISKNIYILLLAFCMPIVIIAQQTPAPKQTKSVLILNATAHLGNGTVIENSAIGFKDGKITLVADSKTIRLAANAYDTTIDASGKHVYPGFIAPNSTLGLVEIDAVKSSNDDEEIGSFNPNVRSVIAYNSESKVIETVRPNGILIAQVTPRGGRISGTSSIVQLDAWSWQDAILKENDGIHLNFPPSFKKSGSWFEPGPIEANKDYVPQIEEINAFLINSKAYLGAEPKERNLIFESMKGLFDGTQTLFIHANGEKQIIDAIKLTRDNKIQKVVIVGGYEAYKTADLLQKNNIGVLLRRVHDMPQSDDQDVNLPYKMAKILTDKGILVGLENSGDNERMNTRNLAFLAGTCAAYGLDREQALQLITSNTAKLLNIDELCGTLETGKDATLFISEGDALDMKTNKLTNAFIQGRMISLETHQTKLYKKYKEKYNQK, from the coding sequence ATGATAAGTAAAAACATATATATTTTACTATTGGCATTTTGCATGCCAATAGTTATAATAGCGCAGCAAACTCCTGCTCCAAAACAAACAAAATCAGTTTTAATCCTAAATGCTACTGCGCATCTAGGCAATGGAACAGTGATAGAGAATAGTGCTATCGGATTTAAAGATGGAAAAATAACATTGGTAGCAGATTCTAAAACAATCAGACTGGCAGCTAATGCATATGATACCACAATTGACGCTAGTGGAAAACATGTGTATCCAGGATTTATTGCTCCAAATTCAACATTAGGACTTGTAGAAATTGATGCTGTAAAATCATCTAATGATGATGAAGAAATTGGAAGTTTCAATCCTAACGTGAGAAGTGTTATTGCCTATAATTCTGAGTCTAAAGTAATAGAAACTGTTCGTCCTAACGGAATTTTAATCGCTCAGGTTACTCCTCGTGGCGGAAGAATTTCTGGTACCTCATCTATAGTACAATTAGATGCATGGAGTTGGCAAGACGCTATACTAAAAGAAAACGACGGAATTCATCTTAATTTCCCTCCTAGCTTTAAAAAAAGTGGCTCTTGGTTTGAGCCTGGTCCTATTGAAGCCAACAAAGATTATGTACCCCAAATTGAAGAAATCAATGCTTTTTTAATTAACTCTAAAGCTTATTTAGGTGCTGAACCTAAAGAAAGGAACTTGATTTTTGAATCAATGAAAGGTCTTTTTGATGGAACTCAAACATTGTTTATTCATGCCAATGGAGAAAAACAAATCATTGATGCTATAAAATTAACTCGTGATAATAAAATACAAAAAGTAGTTATTGTTGGTGGTTATGAAGCATACAAAACTGCCGATTTATTACAAAAAAACAATATCGGAGTATTACTAAGACGTGTTCACGATATGCCACAAAGCGATGATCAAGATGTTAACCTACCGTATAAAATGGCTAAAATATTAACCGATAAAGGTATTTTGGTTGGTTTAGAAAATAGTGGTGACAACGAGCGAATGAATACTCGAAACTTAGCATTCTTAGCAGGTACATGTGCTGCTTATGGCTTAGATAGAGAACAAGCATTACAATTAATAACATCTAATACTGCTAAACTATTAAATATAGATGAACTTTGCGGAACATTAGAAACTGGAAAAGATGCTACTCTATTTATCTCTGAAGGGGATGCATTAGATATGAAAACTAATAAACTAACCAATGCTTTTATACAAGGAAGAATGATTAGCCTAGAAACGCATCAAACTAAACTATATAAGAAATATAAAGAAAAATACAATCAGAAGTAA
- a CDS encoding ammonium transporter gives MRKIILSVILITILVLTFLSNFILTENPVPSEAVKFDTGDTAWMIVATAFVLLMTPGLGFFYGGMVGKKNVISTMLQSFMAMVIVTILWVVIAFGLAFGPSIKGIIGNPTSNLFFQGVGTNTAWGLAPTIPFMLFALFQAKFAIITPALITGAFAERVRFWAYLLFMVLFILIIYAPLAHMTWHPEGIFFKMGVLDFAGGTVVHMSAGWAALAGAIFLGKRKVQKVNPARITYVLLGTALLWFGWFGFNAGSALGANGLAVQALGTTTVAAAAASMAWVFLDKILGHKLSALGACIGAVVGLVAITPAAGFVSISHAIFIGAFAAIVSNLVVSKFPKGKIDDALDVFACHGVGGMVGMLLTGVFASKAINPAVGDNQGLVFGTSTLFTNQLIAMVIVSIFAFVGSYILFIIVNKITPLRVTEEKEELGLDISQHGEFL, from the coding sequence ATGCGAAAAATTATTTTAAGTGTGATTCTTATCACAATTTTGGTATTAACCTTTCTATCTAATTTTATCTTAACCGAAAATCCTGTTCCATCTGAAGCTGTTAAATTTGACACTGGAGATACTGCTTGGATGATTGTTGCAACTGCATTTGTATTGCTAATGACTCCTGGATTAGGATTCTTTTACGGAGGTATGGTAGGCAAAAAAAATGTAATCAGCACCATGCTTCAAAGCTTTATGGCAATGGTAATCGTAACAATTTTATGGGTAGTTATAGCTTTCGGACTAGCATTTGGTCCATCTATAAAAGGTATTATAGGCAACCCAACTTCTAATTTATTTTTTCAAGGTGTAGGAACGAATACTGCATGGGGCCTTGCTCCTACTATCCCGTTTATGTTATTTGCATTGTTTCAGGCTAAATTTGCTATTATAACTCCTGCTTTAATAACTGGTGCATTTGCAGAGCGTGTCCGTTTTTGGGCCTATTTATTATTCATGGTTTTATTTATATTAATCATATACGCTCCTTTGGCACATATGACTTGGCATCCAGAAGGTATTTTCTTTAAAATGGGAGTTCTTGATTTTGCTGGTGGAACAGTTGTTCATATGAGTGCTGGTTGGGCTGCATTAGCAGGAGCAATCTTTTTAGGAAAAAGAAAAGTTCAAAAAGTAAATCCTGCTCGTATTACTTATGTTTTATTAGGAACTGCTCTATTATGGTTCGGATGGTTTGGATTCAATGCAGGTTCTGCATTAGGTGCCAATGGTTTAGCAGTTCAAGCATTAGGAACAACCACAGTTGCTGCCGCAGCTGCTTCAATGGCATGGGTATTCCTTGATAAGATATTAGGTCACAAATTATCTGCACTCGGAGCTTGTATTGGAGCCGTTGTAGGTCTTGTCGCTATCACTCCTGCTGCTGGTTTCGTAAGTATCTCTCATGCAATCTTTATCGGAGCTTTTGCTGCTATTGTAAGTAACCTTGTAGTTAGTAAATTCCCTAAAGGAAAAATCGATGATGCCTTAGATGTTTTTGCTTGCCACGGTGTAGGTGGCATGGTAGGAATGTTGTTAACTGGGGTCTTTGCTTCTAAAGCGATTAATCCTGCTGTTGGAGACAATCAAGGGCTTGTTTTTGGAACTTCGACATTATTTACAAATCAACTAATAGCAATGGTTATCGTGTCTATTTTTGCTTTTGTAGGTTCTTATATTCTTTTTATTATTGTAAATAAAATTACCCCTCTAAGAGTAACAGAAGAAAAAGAAGAATTAGGCTTGGATATTTCTCAACATGGAGAATTCTTGTAG